The Maridesulfovibrio zosterae DSM 11974 genome window below encodes:
- a CDS encoding hybrid sensor histidine kinase/response regulator has translation MHCRINPLFIIAFSFFLIFISIPYTAFAFQQDLRFQKFPLNERLSQSSLLCMIQDSKGFMWFGTYDGLNRYDGQNIKIYKPSKKPGSISDGNIRALYEDSKGQLWVGTGNGLNFYDRKTDTFKSYLPEKDNPDSISGKNIRCIYEDSKGRMWIGTHHGLNLFDRSSGKFKKFQASNSTASISHNEIRSIHEDMQGHIWVGTAVGLNLLLDDGKKFKKYRNDPANPSSICDDTILCFYQNKKNELWIGTKKGISIYNPTSDNFETLFRSLEINDIYEDNKGTLWLGTLEGLAKRSAETASLSPEKMHFTFFTKNQMDPQSIGDNKIIKILEDRSGVLWIGTYGDGLSLLTPKMQAFGIKSRHPWKKNTLPGMEVSAVLEDSQGEVWIGTYKNGLSIYNPHTNIFRNYSKNSKKPWNLSGNRINCIFEDSNGLFWVGTRKNGVFVIDKNKGIVSRYRRNKKDPETLSQNNVWWIYQGSKGYIWIGTSKKGLNRLDPKTGKIKLFSHSDKDPTSLGHNRVRNIFEDSHHNFWVCTNAGLNLMDRTNGTFKHYKHDPENPNTISNNRVTPIAEAADGSLWIGTDQGLNRFDPVTETFTRFTKENRLANDGIQGLCIDNSGKIWVSTFKGISTLEPTTGKIWNFGLSDGLQGIEYWINSYNKGQSGKMYFGGLKGMNMFDPRDIKINHVPPPVVITNLTIMNTPVNLGTNISETKEITLSWKDAMFTFSFAALDYQNPKLNKYKYKLEGFNDRWIDAISDASATFTNFDHGTYTFKVIASNSDGVWNKIGTSIKVKIIPPFWNTWWFKSLVIFIILFSSLLFMQLRILAVQRQRESLARQVDKKTADLSHEIEEHMKTEQQLEDAIIKAEEANQAKSAFLASMSHEIRTPLNSIIGVADLLKGTEISDEQAEYVNIFESSSEILLSIINDILDFSKIEANHVKLESIHIDLLQEIESILSLQATAAIMRGIELVCRFKPDVPEFVIGDPTRLRQVLLNIVSNAVKFTSHGEVSMTVARSSNPNKSDDIIFTIADTGVGIDPEKLESIFAPFSQADSSTTRRFGGSGLGLSISKKLSELMGGNIKAESTPGVGSCFKVTLPLPRDLESSSSKQPSLDNTEIIVAVRNPNALNAICETLNSFGATTTPCFNAESLRVLLSAQSDYKHNILAYDMTFQKNKNLNLLENIQQSGVKLPPVLLMQQGVSFDRNLLQGMINAQGITMPPPKRTLLRTIMKMLAISPATIQDSSRNDLAQLPDIRVLLVEDNISNRELVRHFFKKTEATLIMATNGKEGLELALYEKYDIILIDMEMPVMDGYEFLSQFRKKEMETHDKRTGIIALTAHASSEFREKCLEAGADDFLPKPIKQAALLRTILALHNRIK, from the coding sequence ATGCATTGCAGGATAAATCCACTCTTCATTATAGCATTTTCTTTCTTCCTTATTTTTATATCAATTCCGTATACAGCTTTTGCTTTCCAGCAAGATCTTAGATTTCAAAAATTTCCTTTAAATGAAAGACTGTCACAGTCATCATTACTATGCATGATTCAAGATTCAAAAGGGTTCATGTGGTTCGGCACCTATGATGGTCTTAACCGCTATGATGGACAGAATATAAAAATTTATAAACCATCTAAAAAACCGGGAAGTATTTCTGACGGTAATATTCGTGCTCTATATGAAGATTCAAAAGGCCAACTCTGGGTAGGAACTGGAAATGGACTTAATTTTTATGATCGAAAAACAGACACATTTAAAAGTTATCTGCCTGAAAAAGATAACCCTGACTCAATTTCAGGAAAAAATATCCGGTGTATTTATGAAGACTCAAAAGGACGGATGTGGATAGGAACACACCATGGCCTAAACCTTTTTGACCGGTCATCTGGAAAATTCAAGAAATTTCAAGCTTCAAATTCAACGGCTAGTATCAGTCATAATGAAATACGCAGCATCCATGAAGATATGCAAGGCCATATATGGGTTGGAACAGCTGTAGGTTTAAATCTACTGCTCGATGATGGAAAAAAATTTAAAAAATACCGGAACGATCCAGCAAATCCATCCAGTATTTGTGATGATACAATACTTTGTTTTTATCAAAACAAAAAAAATGAATTATGGATAGGAACAAAAAAAGGAATATCAATATACAACCCGACGTCTGACAACTTTGAAACATTATTCAGATCATTAGAAATTAATGATATCTACGAAGACAACAAAGGGACTCTCTGGCTGGGTACTCTTGAAGGACTGGCAAAAAGATCTGCAGAAACAGCATCGCTTTCTCCCGAAAAAATGCATTTTACCTTCTTCACCAAGAACCAGATGGATCCCCAAAGTATCGGTGACAATAAGATCATAAAAATTTTAGAAGACCGCTCCGGAGTTTTATGGATAGGTACATATGGTGACGGGCTGAGCTTACTGACCCCAAAAATGCAGGCCTTTGGCATCAAATCTCGTCATCCTTGGAAAAAAAACACTCTGCCGGGAATGGAAGTAAGTGCAGTTCTTGAAGACAGCCAGGGGGAGGTATGGATTGGGACATACAAAAACGGACTCAGTATTTATAATCCACATACCAATATTTTCAGAAACTATAGCAAAAATTCAAAGAAACCATGGAATCTTTCTGGCAATAGAATCAACTGTATCTTTGAAGATTCCAATGGACTTTTCTGGGTGGGTACACGTAAAAATGGTGTATTTGTAATTGATAAAAATAAAGGAATTGTTTCTCGCTATCGTAGAAATAAAAAAGATCCTGAAACTCTGAGCCAGAATAATGTCTGGTGGATTTACCAAGGCAGTAAAGGCTATATATGGATAGGTACCAGTAAAAAAGGGTTGAATAGGCTAGATCCGAAGACCGGTAAAATTAAACTTTTCAGCCACTCTGACAAAGATCCAACCAGTCTTGGACATAACAGGGTGCGCAATATTTTTGAGGACAGCCACCATAATTTCTGGGTCTGCACCAATGCAGGGCTGAATCTGATGGACCGGACAAACGGAACATTCAAACACTACAAGCATGACCCAGAAAACCCAAATACAATTTCCAACAATAGAGTAACACCTATTGCAGAGGCTGCTGATGGTTCTTTATGGATAGGCACTGATCAGGGTCTGAACAGATTTGATCCGGTAACCGAAACTTTTACACGCTTCACAAAAGAAAACAGGCTGGCAAATGATGGAATTCAAGGTCTTTGCATAGATAATAGCGGTAAAATATGGGTTTCAACCTTTAAGGGAATTTCAACCCTTGAACCGACCACAGGAAAAATATGGAATTTCGGTCTTTCTGACGGACTACAAGGGATAGAATACTGGATAAACTCTTATAATAAAGGTCAAAGCGGGAAAATGTATTTCGGAGGACTTAAGGGAATGAACATGTTTGACCCTCGTGATATAAAAATTAATCATGTTCCGCCGCCAGTTGTAATCACCAATCTTACTATAATGAACACTCCGGTAAACCTCGGCACGAACATTTCTGAAACTAAGGAAATCACCCTGTCGTGGAAAGATGCAATGTTCACATTTTCCTTTGCAGCTCTTGATTATCAAAATCCAAAACTGAACAAATACAAATATAAACTAGAAGGTTTTAATGATCGCTGGATAGACGCAATATCAGATGCTTCTGCAACCTTCACCAACTTTGACCATGGCACATACACATTCAAAGTAATTGCTTCCAACAGTGACGGAGTATGGAACAAAATAGGTACCAGTATCAAGGTAAAGATTATCCCTCCATTCTGGAATACATGGTGGTTTAAGTCTTTAGTAATATTTATTATTCTTTTCTCATCACTACTTTTTATGCAGTTACGAATCCTAGCAGTACAAAGGCAACGAGAGAGTCTTGCCCGCCAGGTTGATAAAAAGACAGCAGATCTAAGTCATGAAATAGAAGAGCATATGAAAACAGAGCAACAACTTGAGGATGCTATAATAAAAGCTGAGGAAGCCAATCAGGCTAAAAGTGCATTTCTCGCCAGTATGAGCCATGAAATACGTACTCCGCTAAATTCAATTATAGGAGTTGCTGATCTGCTCAAAGGCACGGAAATATCTGATGAACAAGCAGAGTATGTAAATATATTTGAATCTTCCAGTGAAATACTTCTATCCATTATTAATGATATATTGGATTTTTCAAAAATAGAAGCAAACCATGTTAAGCTTGAAAGCATCCATATTGACCTGCTGCAGGAAATTGAATCCATACTTTCGCTGCAAGCCACAGCTGCAATTATGCGTGGAATAGAACTGGTTTGCAGATTCAAACCGGATGTACCAGAATTTGTTATCGGAGACCCGACAAGGTTGCGTCAAGTCTTACTCAATATAGTTTCAAATGCAGTTAAGTTTACTTCTCATGGAGAAGTCAGCATGACTGTTGCCCGGAGTTCAAATCCAAATAAGTCTGATGATATTATCTTCACTATTGCCGACACAGGAGTAGGCATAGATCCAGAGAAGCTTGAATCAATTTTTGCTCCTTTCTCACAGGCAGACAGCTCTACCACCAGAAGGTTCGGAGGTTCAGGTCTGGGACTTTCTATCAGCAAAAAATTGTCAGAACTTATGGGCGGAAATATTAAAGCTGAAAGTACTCCAGGTGTTGGAAGCTGTTTTAAAGTTACTCTTCCTCTACCCCGCGATCTTGAATCATCCTCCAGTAAGCAACCAAGTCTGGATAATACGGAAATAATTGTTGCGGTCCGCAACCCTAATGCTCTTAACGCTATCTGCGAAACTCTAAACTCATTCGGGGCTACAACTACCCCTTGCTTCAACGCAGAGTCACTTCGTGTACTTTTATCAGCACAATCAGATTACAAGCATAACATTTTAGCTTATGACATGACTTTTCAAAAAAATAAAAATCTTAACCTACTAGAGAATATACAACAATCTGGAGTTAAACTTCCTCCTGTACTTTTAATGCAGCAGGGTGTCAGTTTTGACCGTAATCTATTACAGGGAATGATCAACGCACAAGGTATAACGATGCCGCCGCCGAAGCGCACGCTTCTGCGGACTATAATGAAAATGCTGGCAATTTCTCCAGCAACTATACAGGATTCATCTAGGAATGATTTAGCACAACTACCTGATATAAGAGTTCTTCTTGTAGAGGACAACATATCAAACCGTGAATTAGTAAGACACTTCTTTAAAAAGACAGAAGCAACCCTTATTATGGCAACAAATGGTAAAGAAGGGTTAGAGCTGGCTCTTTATGAGAAATATGACATCATCCTCATAGACATGGAAATGCCTGTGATGGATGGCTATGAATTTCTCAGTCAGTTCAGGAAGAAAGAAATGGAAACACACGATAAAAGAACTGGGATTATAGCCCTTACGGCCCATGCATCATCAGAGTTTAGAGAAAAATGCCTCGAAGCCGGGGCTGATGATTTTCTTCCCAAACCAATCAAACAGGCAGCTCTCCTACGAACAATTCTTGCCTTGCATAATAGGATAAAGTGA
- the rocD gene encoding ornithine--oxo-acid transaminase, with the protein MLQTDYIKLEDKFGARNYKPLDVVLERGEGVWVWDVDGNKYMDCLSAYSAVNQGHCHPRIKAAMQNQMKKLTLTSRAFRNDQLGMFYEELCALTNSHKVLPMNSGAEAVETAIKAVRKWGYMVKGVPEDRAEIIVCADNFHGRTITIVGFSTDPISRRGFGPFTPGFKVIPFGDSKALENAIAPETVAFLVEPIQGEAGVIIPPHGYFKKVRELCTINNVNLILDEIQTGLGRTGKLLAEEHEDIEADITLIGKALSGGFYPVSAVLSNTEVLGVLKPGEHGSTFGGNPLACAVSREALKILTEENLIENAAIIGKKFLSGLKKIKNNKIKEVRGRGLLLAVEFKLNAGGARKYCEELKENGLLCKETHDNIIRFAPPLVITAEQVEWALERISEALSG; encoded by the coding sequence ATGCTGCAAACAGACTATATTAAACTTGAAGACAAGTTCGGTGCCCGAAACTATAAACCCCTTGATGTTGTTTTAGAAAGAGGAGAAGGCGTTTGGGTATGGGACGTTGATGGCAATAAATATATGGACTGCCTGTCTGCATATTCAGCGGTGAATCAGGGACACTGCCATCCTCGGATTAAAGCGGCAATGCAAAACCAAATGAAAAAACTGACTCTTACTTCCAGAGCGTTCAGGAATGATCAACTGGGCATGTTCTATGAGGAACTGTGTGCGCTTACTAATTCACATAAAGTTCTACCCATGAACAGTGGGGCTGAAGCAGTTGAAACAGCGATTAAAGCCGTCCGCAAATGGGGTTATATGGTTAAAGGAGTTCCAGAAGACCGCGCAGAAATAATTGTTTGTGCCGATAACTTTCATGGCCGCACAATAACCATTGTCGGATTCTCAACTGACCCAATTTCGCGCAGGGGATTTGGCCCATTCACACCAGGATTTAAAGTTATTCCCTTTGGGGACAGTAAAGCATTAGAAAACGCTATTGCTCCAGAAACAGTAGCATTTCTCGTCGAACCGATTCAAGGCGAAGCAGGAGTAATCATTCCTCCGCACGGTTACTTTAAGAAAGTGCGGGAGCTATGCACCATCAATAATGTTAATCTGATCCTAGATGAAATCCAGACAGGACTAGGCCGGACAGGTAAACTTCTGGCAGAAGAACATGAGGATATCGAAGCGGACATTACTCTGATTGGCAAAGCTCTTTCAGGAGGGTTCTATCCAGTCTCAGCAGTTCTTTCAAATACCGAAGTTCTAGGAGTGCTAAAACCGGGCGAACACGGCTCAACGTTTGGTGGCAATCCTCTGGCCTGCGCAGTATCAAGAGAAGCTCTTAAAATACTCACAGAAGAAAATCTTATTGAGAATGCCGCAATTATAGGTAAAAAATTTCTTTCAGGCCTTAAAAAGATAAAAAACAACAAGATAAAAGAGGTTCGTGGCCGAGGACTGCTCCTCGCCGTTGAATTCAAATTAAATGCTGGCGGAGCTAGAAAATACTGTGAAGAATTAAAAGAAAATGGGCTGCTATGCAAAGAAACGCATGATAACATTATTCGATTTGCTCCACCTTTAGTCATAACGGCAGAACAGGTCGAATGGGCCCTTGAACGAATCTCGGAAGCGTTATCAGGCTAA
- a CDS encoding TIGR00730 family Rossman fold protein, protein MKSICVFLGANPGNDPKYAQTARNMGRELAKRNIRIIYGGSNMGLMGILAESALEAGGEVVGVIPESLVKKEVAHYGLTKLHIAESMHERKALMAELSDGFVALPGGIGTMDEIFEIFTWAQLGFHNKPCGLLNIDGYYDKLIEFLGGVVQEGFLGEIHKEMLITASSPSELIEAYSNYEAPTVSKWVEKISVQTDKRQ, encoded by the coding sequence ATGAAAAGTATATGTGTTTTCCTCGGTGCAAACCCTGGAAATGACCCCAAATATGCCCAGACAGCCAGAAATATGGGTCGAGAATTAGCAAAAAGAAATATCAGAATAATATACGGTGGCTCAAACATGGGACTTATGGGCATTCTGGCAGAAAGTGCACTTGAAGCCGGAGGTGAAGTTGTTGGAGTCATCCCGGAAAGTCTGGTAAAAAAAGAAGTAGCCCACTACGGACTTACCAAATTACATATTGCTGAATCCATGCACGAGCGCAAAGCTTTGATGGCCGAATTATCTGATGGATTTGTTGCCCTTCCCGGCGGCATTGGAACAATGGATGAAATTTTTGAAATCTTTACCTGGGCGCAGCTTGGATTCCACAACAAGCCATGTGGCCTCCTAAATATTGACGGCTACTATGACAAGCTCATAGAATTTCTTGGCGGAGTTGTACAAGAAGGATTCCTTGGTGAAATACATAAAGAAATGCTGATCACTGCAAGCAGCCCATCCGAATTAATTGAAGCATATTCAAATTACGAAGCTCCCACAGTAAGTAAATGGGTTGAAAAAATATCCGTTCAGACAGATAAACGGCAGTAA
- a CDS encoding SpoIIE family protein phosphatase encodes MKIRWKILIILLIFSLMPLVVTRLYGLRSLTELGSDLQIQTRLTLLERATESLSSMAKGRAAIINLESRLYHTSLKSIQAEAEIRLSSSELEPSIPDYYVTSPHSTINNPEFTSAPDYKKRALMGKGANRKKTHDMTEIKRGALIDLPITKERISFWLTDGLTLKQAEPYIKKLSPMLTSFKNCSATLEKLVLWQEITLENGLVATYPGHDSFPGKYDPRKNAWYKKVKKQKKTLWNLPVPDAATRSLCHRLTAPLFNDNGEFIGTTSLVIAVSMPIHGSLIHALQPGTTLMVVASENPESFSDSKLLIIGKAGDRYKNMDSVQAQRHFWQSPPDQEWLKENNPEFRTLVQDINDGHNGVIQMNYKGVPSLWTFSPINNTIALLLITPTTDFTAEADEAEQYVRESIANQYEGTSLIAIVVILCVSVVAYFVSQSLSRPIRMLSEAVIKIGKGDWSVRADFHSSDELGELAENFNIMVPQLREHSATKQALILADEAQKSLFPQATPKIDGVDIGARCTFSEKTGGDYYDFIGCKTCGPSVFATAIGDVSGHGITAALLMTSARAYTRAYTGQGNSLVWSVKNINRLVTKDCMQTGHFMTMFTATCDLNTKKLHWIRAGHDPALIYTPQTDSFTELKGTGMALGVDEDYVYEEHITQIQTGQILVLYTDGIWEAHSPAGIQFGKDYLRQIICENCHKPAQEIVDLLLLEVQNHRRGLPLEDDCTAIVIKFI; translated from the coding sequence ATGAAAATCCGTTGGAAAATACTTATCATTCTGCTCATCTTTTCATTGATGCCTTTGGTTGTGACAAGACTCTATGGTCTCAGGTCGCTGACTGAGCTTGGCTCAGATCTACAGATACAGACCAGACTTACACTTCTGGAACGGGCAACAGAATCTCTTTCTTCTATGGCAAAGGGTAGAGCTGCAATCATTAATTTAGAATCCCGCTTATATCATACATCCCTCAAAAGCATTCAAGCTGAGGCTGAAATACGCCTCTCAAGCAGTGAACTGGAACCTTCAATTCCAGATTATTATGTAACTTCTCCTCACTCTACCATCAACAACCCGGAATTTACTTCGGCCCCGGATTACAAAAAAAGAGCTCTGATGGGTAAAGGTGCCAACCGTAAAAAGACACACGACATGACCGAAATTAAACGTGGAGCTCTTATTGATTTACCCATTACGAAAGAGCGAATATCATTCTGGTTAACGGACGGGCTAACTCTTAAACAAGCCGAGCCCTACATAAAAAAACTGTCCCCCATGTTAACCAGTTTTAAAAACTGTAGTGCCACACTTGAAAAATTAGTATTATGGCAAGAGATAACACTTGAAAACGGTCTTGTGGCAACATATCCCGGCCACGATTCTTTTCCCGGTAAATATGATCCCCGTAAAAATGCATGGTACAAAAAGGTAAAAAAACAAAAGAAAACGTTGTGGAACCTTCCAGTGCCGGATGCCGCAACCCGCTCACTATGCCATAGACTCACTGCCCCGCTGTTTAACGATAACGGAGAGTTCATCGGAACAACCTCACTCGTCATCGCGGTCAGCATGCCCATTCATGGATCACTAATACATGCCCTGCAACCGGGAACTACACTTATGGTTGTAGCCAGTGAAAACCCGGAAAGTTTCTCTGACAGCAAACTCCTGATTATAGGTAAGGCTGGAGATAGATATAAGAACATGGATTCTGTTCAAGCTCAAAGACATTTCTGGCAGAGTCCACCGGACCAAGAATGGCTGAAAGAAAATAATCCGGAATTTAGAACACTGGTGCAGGATATTAACGATGGACATAATGGCGTTATTCAAATGAATTACAAGGGAGTACCCTCTTTATGGACTTTCAGCCCGATTAACAATACTATTGCCTTGCTGCTCATCACCCCGACAACGGACTTTACAGCCGAAGCAGATGAAGCTGAACAGTATGTGCGAGAGAGCATTGCCAATCAATATGAAGGAACGTCTCTAATTGCCATTGTCGTCATTCTTTGCGTTTCTGTTGTAGCCTATTTTGTTTCTCAAAGCCTTTCCAGACCAATTAGAATGTTATCTGAAGCAGTTATTAAAATAGGAAAAGGCGACTGGAGTGTTCGCGCTGATTTTCACTCCAGTGATGAACTTGGGGAACTCGCAGAAAATTTCAACATAATGGTTCCACAATTACGGGAACACTCGGCAACGAAGCAGGCCCTCATCCTTGCAGATGAGGCACAAAAAAGTCTTTTCCCGCAGGCAACTCCTAAAATCGATGGTGTTGACATTGGTGCCCGCTGTACCTTTTCTGAAAAAACAGGCGGCGATTATTACGATTTCATCGGATGCAAAACATGTGGGCCAAGTGTATTTGCAACAGCCATAGGTGATGTTTCCGGTCACGGCATAACTGCCGCACTGCTCATGACCAGCGCTCGGGCCTACACCAGAGCATATACAGGACAAGGAAATTCGTTGGTTTGGAGTGTTAAGAATATTAACAGACTTGTAACTAAAGACTGCATGCAAACCGGTCATTTTATGACTATGTTCACTGCTACCTGTGACCTCAACACGAAAAAACTCCACTGGATACGGGCAGGACATGATCCGGCCTTGATATATACACCGCAAACAGATTCATTCACAGAACTTAAAGGCACAGGAATGGCCCTTGGTGTCGATGAAGACTATGTATATGAAGAACATATAACTCAAATACAAACAGGGCAGATATTAGTACTGTATACAGATGGAATATGGGAAGCTCACAGTCCGGCGGGAATACAATTTGGCAAAGACTACCTGCGTCAAATTATATGTGAGAACTGTCATAAGCCTGCGCAGGAAATAGTAGACCTGCTACTTTTAGAAGTCCAAAACCACCGTAGGGGACTCCCCCTTGAAGATGACTGTACGGCCATCGTAATAAAATTTATATGA